AAATTCTGAATAAATACCTCTAAATTTTGATTTTTTGGTATATTCATTTTCTTTCTTATTCTGTAACGAGTAACTTTTATAGCATCTGAACTAGAATTTCTAATAGACGCAATTTCTTTAACAGATAAATTTAACCTTAGTAAAGCGCAAACCTCTCTTTCCGTTTTAGTCAATTCTGAATAAACCGTAAGTAACATATTATCAAAACCATCATTAACAGAATCTATTTTTTTCTTTAGTAATGTTAGTTTACTTTCCGTGGTAATTTGTTGCTGAATTTTAAAAGATAAATCTTTAATATAATTTTTTACTTCAACAGAATTATACGTTTTTCTTTGCTCTTTAAGTTGTGCTAAAAGTTGTTTTAAAAACTCTAATCGCATTGAGTTATCTGCTACTAAATTTTTTACTTCTATTTCTGATCTTTTAAATTTCTGTAATAAAACTTCTTTTTTTATTTTTTCTTTCTCCAGGTTACCTTCTATTATTTTATTTCTATTTATAGAATTTCTATAAAGTAAAACAATCATAGGAATACCCAATAATAATAAAGCTGAAATTATAATTAAATATATTTTTTTGTCAAAAGCTTGCTTTTGGTTTATTATCTGTAAATTTTTCTTTTCTAATTTAAGCTTGTTTTGCAGTTCAGCCTCTTCAATTGTATTTGATAATTGAGATTGAAAAATAGAATCTGAATAGATTTTATGTTTTTCTAAATATATATAAGAATTCTTATAATCTTTAAGTACATAATTCAATTTTGCTAGTGAACTATATGATTTTGATAATCGTAGTTTAAAATTATTTTCTTTTGCCACTATAATAGCAGAATCTAGATATTTTAAAGCTAAATTATAGGTTCCTAACTTGCTATGAGCAGCTGCTATGTTATGATAATTGACTGTTATAAGTAGTTTATTATTTTCTTTTTTAGCATACTCTAAAACCAAACTTCTAATATCTATTACTTTTTTATATTTACCTTGTTTGTAATATGTATTTGATACATTATTGTAAACATTATAAATTCGATCGTCTTTATTATTTTTTTTAAAAACCTCAAGTGCTTTATTATAGTAGTAAATAGATGAATCCAACTTTTTAAGCCTTGTATAGTAATTCCCTAAATGTAAATAACCTTTTCCCATTAATTCTTCTTCTCTCCCCTTACTGAGTTCTAACCCTCTATTATAAAACTCAAGCTCTTTCTCTTTTTGATCTTTATAGCGATATACATAACCTATATCAAAATGGATAGAAGCAAAACGTACAGAATCATTTGTCTTTTTAAAGATATCTTTTGCTTTATTAAAGTACCTAAGAGAGGTACTTAAATTCCCTTTATTTTTCTCAATAAACCCTAATTTAAGCAAAGCTTTGCCCTCCATAGTATTATTCTTACCCTTTGATAATTGCAAGGCTTCGTTAAAAAAATATTCTGATTTAATAACATTTTTTGAATAGAAGAATTCTCCGCATTCAAATAAAAACTGACACTTATTTTCAGCGGTTTTTATTGATTTCAAAATTTCTTTTTTTGAAAGAAAAATAGAATCCAAATTCTGAGCATTGGTTTTTAAAGTAAAAAAGAACAAAAGGGGGACTATAAACTTGTAATACATTTTTTAGATCATTAATATTTTTAGATTTATAAAAACAGTATAAATTATCTATATTTTATAAAAACGAAAACAAAATATAATAAATTATTTTAACAAATATTTGTTAGAACTAGTGTTTCTTTAAAATAAAAAAGGCAAAACAATTCGTTTTACCCTTATATTTTCTATTAAACCCAATCTTTAGGTTTTTCTAAGATAGCTATCAATCTGGCTTCTTCTGTATTTTCTTCTGGTTGATGATTGTATTTCCATTGCACAATTGGCGGCAAACTCATTAAGATACTTTCTATTCTTCCGTTGGTTTTTAAACCAAAAAGAGTGCCTCTATCATGTACTAAATTAAATTCTACATAACGACCTCTTCTTATTTCTTGCCAATCTTTTTGCGCTCTGGTAAATTCAATTTCTTTTCTTTTTTCTACAATTGGCACATAACTTTCTAAAAAACTATCCCCAACCTCTGTTACAAAGTTAAATCTATCTTCTATAGAAAATACTTCTGTTTCTTTTAAATAATCGAAAAACAAACCACCAATTCCACGTGCTTCATTTCTGTGTGCATTCCAAAAATACTCGTCACAAACTTTTTTAAACTTCGGATAAAATTCTGAATGATGCTTATCACAAGCTGTTTTACATGTTTGATGAAAATGAGTTACATCTTCATCAAATAAATAATAGGGCGTTAAATCTTGTCCGCCACCAAACCACTGTGTTACAATATTACCATCATTGTCATACATCTCAAAATAACGCCAATTTGCATGTACCGTTGGTATAAAAGGATTTATTGGATGCAATACTAAACTTAAGCCACATGCAAAGAAGTTCCCCTCTTTTACTTTAAATTGCTTTCTTAATGCTTCTGGTAATTCGCCAAAAACTTTAGAAATATTTACGCCACCTTTTTCAAAAATTGCACCATTTTCGATTACACGAGTTCTGCCTCCTCCGCCTTCTTTTCTTTCCCAAATATCTTCTTGAAATTTTGCAACTCCATCTACTTCTTCTAATTTAGAAGTAATTGTATTTTGAAGATTTTCTATGTATTTATAAAATTGCTCTTTCATTTTCTTTATTTAATAAGGCTACTGTTTTTACAGATGCTGCGGTTACCGATAATGGTAAAACAATAATAAACCCTAAAACAGGAATTAATAAACACAGCATAAAAACAATTCCGTTTCCTATAGAAACGCCTTTATTTTTACCTACAAAATTGATACTTTCTTTATAGTTTAAATGTCTTTCTAAGGTATAATCCATATTACCAAAACCAGCATAATAAGCTTGTACCAAAAATAAAACGACAGTAAAAACTAACCCAATAATAGGTATAAAACTTAGCAATAACAATGGTATTGTAAATAATATTTCTTTTGATAAGTTTCTTAAACTGATTCTAACACCTCTAATTAATTGCTCCCGGAAGGTAGTTTTTCTATGGTTATGCTTAAAACTTCCATTAAGATGAGTTTCTATTTTTTCTGAAACAGGGCTCATAAATGGTGCGGATAGCGCCATTACAATATGTTTATATAATAGAAAGCCAATAACTAAAACAAAAACGGCTCCTATAAAAGAAGCAATAGTAGTTACAGTTTCTTTACCCCAATCCCAAATCCATATTTTGGCTAAAAAATTACCTATATTATCTGATAATCCATAAGCAGTAAAACCAATAATTGTTGCGGTTACAAGGCTAATTACAACTGGAACAATAAAATATTTCCAAAGTTTTAATTTAGAAATTAAACCAAAAGAACCTACATAAGCTTGTATTCCTGAAAGTATATTTTTAATCATTAGCGTTGGTTTGCGTTAGCGATTGAAATGACATCCTTTTTGCTTTTTCTGCAAAAAGATATAATGGAAAGCGCGACTTTATGCTGATTTTTCTCAGCATAAAGTAACGCCCAAAATTGTTACTTAAATCATTGTTTTATTACAATACGAAGCACTTTCAAAGTCTCTAACATTCATAGAAATAACGGGTACTTTTGGAAACAAGGTCGTTAAAGTAGCTACAATTGCATAAGAAAGATCTGATTTTTGTTCTTCTGTTCTTCCTTCCATTATATTTCCAAAAACATGAATAAAATCTGCCGATTCACTTTGTACCAAAGAATGTTTAAACGGATTTAAGCGTACTTTAATATCATCTCTTTCAAATAAACCCGTAGAAAAAGCCGTTTCAAAAACGGCTTCTAAAATTTTTCTTGGTTCTCGTAATTCTAAAATGTTTTCTGAACAATCTAAAATAAAATGCGGCATTTTAGTTTGCTTTATACTCCTTAACTGCGTCTACAAACGCTTTTGCGTTTTCTAACGGAATGTTTGGTAAAATACCATGGCCTAGATTTACAACTAATCTATCTTTACCAAATTCATTAATCATTTGGTGTACCATTTTTTTGATAACTGCTGGTGGAGAGAACAATCTTGATGGATCGAAATTACCTTGTAAGGTAATTTTTCCGCCAGATAAATAACGAGCGTTTCTTGCAGAACACGTCCAATCTACACCTAATGCAGAAGCGCCAGATTTAGACATTTCGTCTAAAGCAAACCAACATCCTTTACCAAAGGCAATTACTGGGGTAATGTCTTTTAAGGCATCGATAATTTGTTGCATATATTGCCAAGAGAATTCTTGATAATCTACAGGAGATAACATTCCTCCCCAAGAATCAAAAACTTGAACAGCATCTACACCTGCTGCAACTTTTGCTTTTAAATAGGCAATAGTTGTGTCTGTTATTTTTTGTAATAATGAGTGTGCTATTACAGGGTTTGTAAAACATAATTCTTTTGCTTTGTCAAAGTTTTTAGAACCTTGCCCTTGTACACAATAACATAAAATTGTCCAAGGTGAACCTGCAAAACCAATTAACGGCACCTCATCATTCAATTTTTCTTTGGTTGCTTTAATTGCTTCCATTACGTAACCTAAAGTGTCTTGAATATCTGGAACAATTACGCTATCTAAATCTTTTTGAGAACGAATAGGATTTGGTAAATAAGGTCCAAAATTGGGTTTCATTTCCACTTCAATATTCATTGCTTGTGGTATTACCAAAATATCTGAAAACAGAATGGCAGCATCCATACCAAATCTACGAATTGGTTGTACTGTAATTTCTGATGCTAATTCTGGAGTTTGACAACGTGTAAAGAAATCGTACTTTTTTTTGATTTCTTGAAATTCTGGTAAATATCTTCCTGCTTGACGCATCATCCAAACTGGTGGACGGTCTACAGTTTCTCCTTTTAAGGCTCTTAAAAATAAATCGTTTTTTATCATGATTTTAAACGCAAAAGCGTAATGTTTTTTAAACGCAAAGACGCCAAGTTATTTCGCAAAGGTCGCAGAGTTTTCTAGTCTCTTTTAAAGAATTAACTATTTATTTCTTGGCGCACTTTGCGCTTCCCTTTGGGGCTTTGTGGTTATTTTTTTACAAATTATTTACTACTCTTTTAATACCGTATTTTATTAAAGCAACGTTAAAATTAATTAACAAACCTAATTTACATTCTGATAGCTTTAGATAAGTTAAAACTTGAGCTAAATGAACATCATTTATACTTTCTACTGATTTTAGCTCAACAATTACTTTATCTTCAACTATTAAATCTATTCTATAACCTACATTGAGTTTTACTTCTTCATAAACTAAAGGCAATGCTTTTTGTTTTTCTACATTTAGATTCCTCTTCCCTAACTCATAAAACAAACATTCCTCATAAGAACTTTCTAAAAGACCTGGACCTAAAGCTCTATGAACTTTTAAAGCGCAGTCTACAATAATTTTAGAAATTTCGTTTTCAGTCATTTTTTTTGTTTAAACGCAGAGGCGCTGAGTTTTTCGCAAAGGTCGCAAAGGTTTTATAAATATTTCTTTGCGACCTTTGCACTTTCCTTTGCCTCTTTGCGGTTACTTTTTCATTTTTGAAACAGCTAACATTCCCTTATCAATCGCTTCTGCTATTTTTTTAATATCCTTATCTGATAAAGCAGAGGATAAAAACCATGCTTCAAACTGACTTGGAGGTAAGAAAACTCCGTTTTTGATCATTTCCCAAAAGAAAACAGCAAACTTTTTTGTATCAGACAATTGTGCCTCTACAAAGTTGGTAACTTCGCTATTTACAAAGAAAGGATTTAACATAGAACCAAATCTATTTACCGTTAAAGCTACATTGTATTTCTTAGCAGTTTCTAATAAAATTACTTCTAAAATAGCCCCTATTTCTTCGAACTTTTTATACGGATTTTGTTTTTTCAACTCTGTTAAAGTAGCGATTCCTCCTGCCATTGCAATTGGATTTCCACTTAACGTTCCTGCTTGATACATTCCGCCTAAAGGTGCAACTTCTTGCATAATTTCTTCTCTTGCTCCGTATGCCCCCACTGGGAAACCTCCTCCAATAACCTTACCTAAACACGTAATATCTGCTTCTACGCCTAATAATTCTTGTGCTCCACCAAATTTAGAACGGAAACCGGTCATTACTTCATCAACAATTAACAACGCTCCTTTGGTTTCTAAATACGCCTTTAATTCTGCTAAGAAATTATTTTCAGGAACTACAACGCCCATATTACCTGCAATTGGTTCAATAATTACACCTGCAATATTATCGTCGTTTTCGAAATGTTTTTTTACACTTTCTAAATCATTATAATTAGAAATTAATGTGTTTTTTACAGCTCCTTCTGGCACTCCTTTAGAACCAGGTAAACTTAATGTTGCTAAACCAGAACCAGCTGCTACTAATAAAGCATCTTGATGACCATGATAACAACCTGCAAATTTTATAATTTTATCCTTTCCAGTAAAGGCTCTTGCTAAACGGATTCCGCTTAAAACAGCTTCTGTACCAGAATTTACAAAACGTACTTTATCCATTCCTGGAAAAGCATCGCAAACTATTTTTGCTAATTTAATTTCGTTTTCTGTAGATGCTCCAAAAGAATATCCATTTTTCAATGCTTTTTCAACAGCTTTTTGCACTTTTTTATGTCGATGACCTAAAATCATTGGTCCGTAAGAAAGCACTAAATCTACATATTTATTACCATCAACATCTGTAATTTTAGTTCCTTTTGCTTTTTTGATAAACAACGGATTACCACCCACTGATGAAAATGCTCTAACAGGAGAATTTACACCTCCAACAAGGTTTACCAATCCTTTTTTATATAATTTTTCTGATTTTTTGAATTCCATTCTATTTGCTTTTTGTCAGTTCGAGCGCAGTCGAGAACTAATTAAACCTCTCGACTGCGCTCGAGGAGACATTTTGATATTTTATTTCTTCAACAATACTCTCGCTGCTTCTTTTGCAAAATACGTAATAATAATGTCTGCGCCTGCTCTTTTCATAGATAGTAAGCTTTCCATCATTACTTTTTCGCCATCTATCCAACCTTTTTCTGCTGCGGCTTTTACCATAGCATATTCTCCACTTACATTGTAACATGCAATCGGACGATCGAAACTATTTTTTAAATCTCTAATAATATCTAAATAAGACAATGCTGGTTTTACCATTAAAATATCGGCTCCTTCTTGATCATCAAAAGTAGCTTCTCGCATTCCTTCATCTCTGTTTGATGGATCCATTTGATACGTTCTTCTGTCTCCAAATGTTGGTGCAGAATCTGCAGCATCTCTAAAAGGACCGTAAAATGCAGATGCATATTTTACAGAATATGCCATAATTGGCAAGTTCACAAAACCTGTATTGTCTAAAGATTGACGAATCATATCAATAGTACCATCCATCATTCCGGAAGGCGCCACCATATCTACTCCTGCTTTTGCATGAGAAATTACTTGTTTTGCAATATTTACTAAAGTAGCATCATTATCTACATCATTATCATGTATAATTCCGCAATGACCATGAGAAGTATATTCGCAAAAGCAAACATCTGTAATTACATATAAGCTCGGATAATTTTTCTTGATAAAACGAATTGCTTGTTGCATAATTCCGTTATCATTCCACGTCTCGGTTCCTTCATCATCTTTTTCTGATGGAATTCCGAACAATAAAACTGCGGGTATATTTAAAGAAACAACCTCATCTAATTCTTTAGAAATTCTATCTAAAGAGAAACGTTTGATCCCTGGCATAGAAACAATTTCTGTTTCTATATTTTCTCCTTCTTCAATAAAAAGCGGATAGATAAAATCATCTACAGATAATTTAGTTTCTCTAACCAATCTTCTAATTCCTTCTGATTTTCTTAATCTTCTTGTTCTGAACATAAATTTTTAGCTTATGTCAGGTCGAGCGCAGTCGAGACCTAATTAATAAAACCTCTCGACTGCGCTCGAGGAGACATTCTCTATTATTTAGAGAAATAATTATTTACTAATTCTAAAACACTATCTACACTTGGCATATTGGCAACCTCTACTTTCTCAAAATATTTTCTAGCCTCTACTGCTGTAGTTTCTCCAATACAAAAAGCAACTCTATCTGGATTATTCTCTTCTAAATAACTTTCTATACCAGAAGGACTGTAAAATAAAACTCCAGAAACATCATCAGCTATTTTTTCTGAGCTTAACATTGTTTTATAAGCCTCTACTTCGTTTACAGAAATATCATGAGCTTTTAAGTAGGTTGGTAAAACGTCTAATCTTACGTTACTACAAAAATAGGTTACATTTTTATTTTCTAATGCTGTTGCTAAGTATTCTGCTAATTTCTTAGCATTTTTGGCAACGTGTGCCACTTTACCAATTCTATTTTCAATCAGTTTTTTTGTTCTTCTACCAACACAATAAATATTCTTAAAGTTCATTTCATCTCTTGTAAATGAATTTAAAAGTGCTTCTACTCCATTTTGACTAGTAATAACAACATTTTCGATTTCTTTTTTCATCACTTTAGCAGGAATTCTGTTAAAACGAATTTTAATAAAATCGCTATCTGTGATACCAATAGTTGAAGATAAAGTTTCTTTTTGAAGCTCTGATAATTTTTTAGTAGAATAAATCTTTTGTAAAGGTTCTACAGCTTCTGCAGCATCTTCTGCCATCAACTCTTTCCCTCCTTTATTAATTATATAGTCTGCACAATCTTTAGCCAAATAACGATGGCTTCCCATTTTTGCATTCTTAGTAACCGTAATTTTTTTAGAACCGTCTTTTTTTAGTAGAACTCCCTTAAAAACAATTTCTTCGGTTCTTGCATCTACATATGCCAAAGCGCCAATTGGTGCCGTACAACCTCCTTCTAAAAGGTTTAAGAATTCTCTTTCTATGCCAACACAAACTTTGGTTTCGTAATGGTTTAATTGCTCGCAAGCATCTTTAACAAAATCATCTTTTTCTAAACAAGTAACCATAATAGCTCCTTGAGCAGGTGCAGGAATCATCCATGTTAACGGAATTGCTTCTGCATCTCTTAAGCCTAATCTTTCTAAACCTGCTGCAGCAAAAATTGCTCCGTTCCAAGTTTCACTATTGTCTAATTTCTCTAAACGGGTATTTACATTTCCTCGTAAATCTTCTACTCTATGCGTAGGATAACGATCTAACCACATTGCTTTTCTACGTAAACTACCAGTTGCAATAACTCCATTTGGCTGACCAAAAAATTCTTCGTTATCTTTTAACACCAATAAATCTATATAATCTGCACGTTTTAAAACAGCAGCCTGCATAATTCCTTCTGGTAAAACCGTAGGTACATCTTTAAGAGAATGTACAGCAATATCAATATCACCATTTAACATAGCAACATCTAAATTTCTTGTAAAAACACCGGTAACACCTAAATCATATAAAGGTTTATCTAAAACAATATCTCCTAGAGATTTTATAGGTACCAGCTCAGACTCATAGCCTAACTCCGTTAATTCATTGCGCACTTTATTAGCTTGCCAAAGCGCTAATTGGCTATCGCGAGTTCCTATTCTTATTATTTTCTGCATGGAGTTATTTGATTAAGATTTAAAAACCTTATTAATTACTTGTAGGCTTTGTGAAACAGATGTTTCTTCATCTTTTAAATGTTTCACAAACTGTGTGGTTATTTTCTGAATAAAACGTGAAGTTAAGATTTCTGCTTGATTTTCATCAAAACCAGCAATCTTTTTCTTCTGAAAATTAATTTCATCGTTTGTAATATTTTCTAATGATTTCTTTAAAGCTGCAATTGCAGGTGTAAATCGTCTATGATTTAACCATTCATTAAACTCTGCTTTATGGGTATCTATAATTGCTTCTGCAAACGGTACTTCTTTCTGGCGAACCGCCAAAGTTTCATCTGTAATCTTAGAAAGTTCATCAATATTTACTATTGATACTCCTTTAAAATCTGTAACATCTTTTGCCACGTTTTCTGGCATAGATAAATCTAAGATTAACAGCTCTTTGTTTTCAGCAATATGTTCTTTTGTTATGGTAGGTTTATCGGATCCAGTAGAAACAATTAAAACATCTGCTTGTGCTATTTCTTCTTTTAAATTAGCAATTACAGCTTTTCTAATTGTTGTGTGTTCTTTAACAAATTCTGATGTTTTTTCTTCTGTTCTGTTAATTAAACACACCGACTTATTTTGCGTGTACTCTGCTAAATTTTTACAGGTATGTTTCCCCATTTTACCCAAACCAAAAACTAAAATATTTTTAGTATTGTAGCCTGGTAAATTTTTAATAAGGTATTGAATGGCTGCATAAGAAACAGAAGTAGTACCAGAACTTAATCTAGTTTCATTTTTAACTCTTTTACTTGCTTGTAGTACAGAGTTAATTAATCTTTCTGAATACGCATTGGTCGTTTTTAAAGATTTTGCCATTTTAAACGACTGTCTTAATTGACCTACAATTTCGTAATCTCCTAAAATCTGACTTTCTAACCCAGTACCAATTCTAAATAATTGTTGTATTGCTTCTTGGTCTTTATAAACGTTAGAAACTTTAGAAAACTCTTCTATTGTTCCTTCTGAAAACTCACATAACAATTCTATTAGTTGACAAGGACGTTCTGCAAAACCACTAATTTCTGTTCGGTTACAAGTAGATATAATAAAAACACCTTCGTATCCTTTTTCTTTAGAAAGTTCTAACAACAGGGATTGGTTTTCTTTTGATAAAGAAAATTTTCCGCGCGTGTTAGCATCCGCTTTTTTGTAACTAACGCCAATATTATAAAAGTGCTCTTGCCTGTGCTCTTGCATATAATTCTAAAAGTTGGACAAAAGTATAAACTTCAATTAGAAAAAAATGTCGCTTAAAGGACTTTTTATAACGTTATATGTTTTTTACTTAATTTTTATTTATAAAACAACCGAAAAGCAGTACTTTTGCTACAGAATTAAGTTTTTAATTGTTTTTATATAGAACCATTCTAAATAAAAAAATTCAAATCAAAAAGATTATTTATGTTCAAAAATGTCGGAGAAAGTACATTTGAAGAAATTACTTTAGAAAAAGGTTTTTATGTGCTTCATTTTCAGAACGAAAGTAAAGAAATAGAGAATTTTGATAGAAAAATTAACAATGCTTTTATACAAATTCATTTTTGCTTAAGAGGAAAAGCTAAATTTTTATTTAATAACGGCACCTATTCTTTTGATGTTTTAGACAATAGAGCCATATTATTATACAATCCACAAGGTGTTTTACCCATCAATTTAGAAATTCAACCTAAAACAACATTGGTTTCACTATTAATTTCTATTGAAAAATTTCACTCACTATTCTCTAAAGAATCTGGTTATATCCCTTTTTTAAGTGATGAAAATAGCAATAAAAAATATTATGATGATACAGAAATAAAACCTTCGGTTGCCAGGGTTTTACAAGAAATCATCAACTCTAAAACCAATAATTCTATTAGAGATTTATTTGTTAGAGGAAAAGTATATGAGCTTTTAAGCCTTCATTTTCAGAAAGAAGAAAACTTAGAAGGTGAGTTTTGTCCTTTTTTGGTTGATGAACAAAACGTACTTAAAATTAGAAAAGCCAAAGAAATTATTATTACTAGAATGGCAGAACCACCTAGTTTACAAGAATTAGCTAATGAAATTGGCCTAAATATTAAAAAACTAAAAGAAGGTTTTAAACAAATTTACGGCGATACCGTGTACAGTTTTCTATTAGACTATAAAATGGAATATGCTAGAAAATTATTAGAAAGTAATCAATTTAACGTAAATGAAGTGGGCGTAAAAATTGGTTACAGTACAGCAAGTCATTTTATTGCAGCCTTTAAAAAGAAATTTGGCACCACACCTAAAAAACACGTATTAAGCAGTAAGCAGTAAGCAGTAAGCAGTAAGCAGTAAGCAGTAAGCAGTAAGCAGTAAGCAAAATTAAAAAAATTGAAACTTTAAACTTTGAACTTTTTAACTTTGAAACTTTTTAACTTTGAAACTTTAAACTTTAAACTTTAAACTTTGAACTTTGAAACTAAACTAACTTGGAACAATTAACACATTACGACATAGAAAACAATCAAAAACAGTTTCCAATAACAATTGTTTGCGATGCTATAAGAACACCAGAAAACATAGGTATGTGTTTTAGAATTTCTGAAAGTTTTGGAGTACAAAAAATCTATTTTCATGAAGCTTCCCCTTCTACAGCAAATAGAATTGTAAAAAAAACTGCCAGAAATACGGTAAATCAAATTCAACATGAGGTTTACAATAATTTCGAAGCCCTTATAAATCAATTAAAAGCAGAAGGTAACACAATTATTGGAATAGAAATTACTGATAAAAGTATCGATATTCAAGATTTTAATTTTAAAAATCACAAGAAAATAGTTTTACTTTTGGGAAGCGAAAGAAACGGAATTGAAAATGTAGATTTATTAGACCATACCATTGCCATACCAATGTTTGGTAGAAACTCTAGTATGAATGTAATACACAGTTTAGCAATAACGTTGTATGAAGTAACTAATCAATTAACAGTTAGCAGTAAGCAGTAAGCAGTAAGCAGTAAGCAGTAAGCAGTAAGCAGTAAGCAGTAAGCAGTAAGCAGTAAGCAGTAAGCAGTAAGCAGTAAGCAAAAATAAAAAATTAAAACTTTGAACTTTAAACT
The nucleotide sequence above comes from Polaribacter butkevichii. Encoded proteins:
- the hemC gene encoding hydroxymethylbilane synthase, whose amino-acid sequence is MQKIIRIGTRDSQLALWQANKVRNELTELGYESELVPIKSLGDIVLDKPLYDLGVTGVFTRNLDVAMLNGDIDIAVHSLKDVPTVLPEGIMQAAVLKRADYIDLLVLKDNEEFFGQPNGVIATGSLRRKAMWLDRYPTHRVEDLRGNVNTRLEKLDNSETWNGAIFAAAGLERLGLRDAEAIPLTWMIPAPAQGAIMVTCLEKDDFVKDACEQLNHYETKVCVGIEREFLNLLEGGCTAPIGALAYVDARTEEIVFKGVLLKKDGSKKITVTKNAKMGSHRYLAKDCADYIINKGGKELMAEDAAEAVEPLQKIYSTKKLSELQKETLSSTIGITDSDFIKIRFNRIPAKVMKKEIENVVITSQNGVEALLNSFTRDEMNFKNIYCVGRRTKKLIENRIGKVAHVAKNAKKLAEYLATALENKNVTYFCSNVRLDVLPTYLKAHDISVNEVEAYKTMLSSEKIADDVSGVLFYSPSGIESYLEENNPDRVAFCIGETTAVEARKYFEKVEVANMPSVDSVLELVNNYFSK
- the hemA gene encoding glutamyl-tRNA reductase, whose amino-acid sequence is MQEHRQEHFYNIGVSYKKADANTRGKFSLSKENQSLLLELSKEKGYEGVFIISTCNRTEISGFAERPCQLIELLCEFSEGTIEEFSKVSNVYKDQEAIQQLFRIGTGLESQILGDYEIVGQLRQSFKMAKSLKTTNAYSERLINSVLQASKRVKNETRLSSGTTSVSYAAIQYLIKNLPGYNTKNILVFGLGKMGKHTCKNLAEYTQNKSVCLINRTEEKTSEFVKEHTTIRKAVIANLKEEIAQADVLIVSTGSDKPTITKEHIAENKELLILDLSMPENVAKDVTDFKGVSIVNIDELSKITDETLAVRQKEVPFAEAIIDTHKAEFNEWLNHRRFTPAIAALKKSLENITNDEINFQKKKIAGFDENQAEILTSRFIQKITTQFVKHLKDEETSVSQSLQVINKVFKS
- a CDS encoding AraC family transcriptional regulator; translated protein: MFKNVGESTFEEITLEKGFYVLHFQNESKEIENFDRKINNAFIQIHFCLRGKAKFLFNNGTYSFDVLDNRAILLYNPQGVLPINLEIQPKTTLVSLLISIEKFHSLFSKESGYIPFLSDENSNKKYYDDTEIKPSVARVLQEIINSKTNNSIRDLFVRGKVYELLSLHFQKEENLEGEFCPFLVDEQNVLKIRKAKEIIITRMAEPPSLQELANEIGLNIKKLKEGFKQIYGDTVYSFLLDYKMEYARKLLESNQFNVNEVGVKIGYSTASHFIAAFKKKFGTTPKKHVLSSKQ
- a CDS encoding TrmH family RNA methyltransferase; protein product: MEQLTHYDIENNQKQFPITIVCDAIRTPENIGMCFRISESFGVQKIYFHEASPSTANRIVKKTARNTVNQIQHEVYNNFEALINQLKAEGNTIIGIEITDKSIDIQDFNFKNHKKIVLLLGSERNGIENVDLLDHTIAIPMFGRNSSMNVIHSLAITLYEVTNQLTVSSKQ